The genomic window CGGCCATCAGACCGATCAATAATCTATATTTTTTCATCGTACTCATCTTAATTTATCTGTGGTTAGGCTTCTTATTCAATGGTTACTCTAATAATATTGTTTACCGGCAGGTTATCGAAACGGTAGAATCTACCGATCAACAAGAGGGCTTTTTTACCATCTGCTGACTTTGTTTCTACTATATCCGTTAAATCTCCTGAAAAAGGACCTGTAGCGTTATAGCCTGGTGCCAGCAAACCGGCCGGATTAAGCACCATAAAGCCATTTCTGGTTACATTATTATATTTCCTAAAATAACCGCCTACTATAACTAAGCCGTTCGAAATCTGCCTGGCGAAAGTAGGGTAACCACCTTCGAATAATTTAGCACTGAACGATTCGTCTAAACTTCCATCTTCATTAATCAGGGCCATGCCATTTGCAGGTTTGCCATTGTATCTGGTAAATACTCCGGTAATCAGGTATTTTCTGGTGGTCGCATTATAGGTTAATGAATTAATACCATCATCGGCACCGCTACCAGGGTTAAAACTCGGATCAATGGTTCCATTAGGTGCCAGCCTTAGTATACGAACAGCGGGTTGGCCATCAAACGTAACAAAGTTTCCAAAAACCATCAGTTTTTCATTATTCGGAGCATCGGTATGCATATAAGTATCAATAGGCCCATTGGCACTTACATTACCCTTATTGGTTGCGGTATTAAAACGAAAGGTTTTATCCAGTGAGCCATCCAGGTTGAATCTCAAAATCTGGCGGATCTCGGTACTATCCAAAATAACAGTATCGCGGGTAAAATCGTAGTTATCTTTATCGTATGTACGTTTTACATAATACCTAAAGTTACCTGTAGCCAAAATTTTCCCCTGATGTGGGTAAATACGGCGGATATAATCGTTTGTTCCGCCATTAAATTTAGGAAACCATTTTTGGGTAACCGTATCAGTAACGGTAGGTTTCTTTTTGGTTTGTATTTTAACGGTATCAATGGCACCATTAGGATATAAACTGGTAATGTTGCTAATATTTTCGGTACGCTGGTTATAACCGCTAAAACCACCGGATATGATCAGTCTGCCACCAATTTCGATCGCTGTTGAAAGTGAGCCATTGGATCCCCTACCCGTTCTGAATGTACGGTCGTAATCACCATCAAGCGATGTTCTGGCAATCCTGTTAATAGGCACAATCAATCCTTTATTATCGTAGTTATTAAAACTTCCGATTACCAGAGCCCTTCCATCAGCCAGTTGATAAAACTGGTTTACATAATCGTTTGTACCTGCCGCTGCTTTCCAGGTAATATCGTTTTTGATAATGCCTGAAACGGTAAATGAAGGGCCAAGAATAAGCTGATCGCCAATGGAAATTGATGTAATACCTGTACTACCGGCTTCAGGTACCTTAACCGTAATTTCGCTTTCGGTAACACTTATAACCTGCGCTTTTTCGCCGTTGAACATAAAGCTCAACTGATCTTTATAGGGCAATAACCCTGTTGCTTTTACGACTACTGTTGTACCTACAATTCCTTCAAAAGGCACCGGTAACAAAGTTTGACTTATTCCTATTCCAAGTGGTGCTTTTCCTTCCCCATAAGGGTCTTCGCCCAACTCTTCTTCTTTCTTACAGCCCTGAATTACCAGAGCAAGCAGAAAAAATATGCTTAACGTGTATATGATTCTTTTCATCATTCAGTTTTTTCAATTAATTTCCCGTGTTAATTTGTGCCCTGGCTTGGTAATAATCCGGTACTGTATACGTCACTAAAAATCTCAGAAATATTAAATCCTAGGTAGCTATCCTGAAAGCGCAGGGTATGTACAACGCCATTGGTGGGTTTAACATCAGAGGATGCTACATAACTTGGATTCCAGCTGTCGTTTGGTTTTGAAATATCGGGAATGTAGGTCATTACCAATTGCCTGTAGCCAATATACTTTACACCGTTAGCATCGTTAAAAACAACTCCAATATTGGATACTTCGTTATTGTAATCGTAATGAAGTGAGCCAGGGTAAATACTTCTAAGGTCCATATCAATCTGCGGATAATCTTTTAACCTGTTTACGCCTTTAAACATATAGCGCTGGATATATTTTCTCCATATCGCCGGGTTAACCTGATCGAGTGTTTTAATGGTATCTTTTCCTGAGCTGTAAAGCATTTGATTTAAAGATAGAACCCTGGGCTGACGGCCTTGATCGAAAGTATGTATATCCCCGATCGTTTTTTTAATTACTTCATCATCAAAAGCAAAAAAGGTAAAATCCTCTTTACTAAACTGTTCTTCCATTCCGGCTAGCCTTACAATTTTGGCCACACTATCAAAAGGAGCCTTTTTTGCCTGCAGGTACTGGTACATATTGCCCGGATAATCGGGGTTTGCCTTGCCACCATCTATATAGTACTCATCACGTTTACACGCACTAAATACGAGTAGGCAGGCTGCGCATATCATCATTAGCTTTTTCATATCTTTTCTTGATCGCTTAATAAAATTAATTACCACCATTAACCCAGTATTCGTTTAATACCATGTATGGATTATTATATAGTGCACCTGGGCTTAATGGCCAGGTCCATCCGCCACGGTTAAATTTATCGGATGTGAGTACGTTATACGACCACTGGCTGCTCAAAATCCTTTTTGTACGTACGAGGTCGAAATAGTGGTGTCCTTCACCGATAAGCTCCCTCGAACGTTCGTAAAAAATAAAATCTTTAAGATTTCCGTTTGAAGGTGTATAAGGAGATGCACCGGCACGGCCCCTTACCATATTTAAGAGTTTTATGGCATCGGTATCTTCATTTATATTTGCAAGGGCTTCGGCGGCCAGCAGGATTTCGCCTCCATACCTGAAAATCATAAAGGTGTTATCAGGGTTGGCATCTTCTTCACCGGTAGAAAATGAGTTCTGTGCAAATTTTAACATCATAAATTTTCCATTATCAGCAAAAATATCTTCATTAAACCAAGTGGTAATACGTTTATCACTACCATCCTGAAAAAGTTTCTGCATGTACTCCCCTCTGTAGTAAGCAAAACTTACACGGTGGGTATACTCGGGGCGTTTATATGGATAATGCAAAAACATATCGGCAATTGGTGCAACATTTAAATTGGCATCGCCATAATTGATACTGCGGTAAAATTCGAACAAACTCTCTTCCGATCGTCCTTTTATTACGGTTGCCCATTCGTTAATGGGCAATAGCCTGAAAGCATTGCTGGCAATGAGTTCCTTACCCAAATCGGCTGTTTCCTGATAATATTTTCTAGCATTAGCTGAATCGAAACCTGCATTCCACATGTTCATTTCCATTATTAAGGCCACAATGCTGCCCCTGCCTGCACGCACACCTCTTAAAGATGGGTCGGTATAAGTCCAGGCGATAGAATTTTTATAGGTTTTAAGATCAGCGATACATTTGTTCAGTACAGAAACAAAATTTTCTCTCGGCAGTGCAGCCGAATGAAAAGGATCGGTATAATATACCACGTTACCGTATAAACGAACCATGGTGAAGTAGCTAAAAGCACGGATAAATGCAGCTTCAGCTTTGAAAGAGTTCTTCTCTGCTTCTGATACACCCGGAATCCCTTCATCAAGTTTGGCAATTAAAATATTGGCCCCCTGTATGGCTTGGTAGTATGCGGTCCAATCGGTAATCCTGTCAAAATTATAATAATCCCATGGTCTTCCCCTCGAAATTAAATACAGGAGGTTATTTTTGCCCAGGTACTCTACATACTCGCGTGAAGGTGCGTTGTCTGACTGGCTTTCGTATAACACTTCTCCTGAGCGATATTCGCCTGTTGCACCAACAAAATGCGTTTCGTTGTATTTACCGAAAACCATTCTTGATAGGTTGTAAATGTTGGCCACTACATCTTCTTTGGATTTGAAGAAGTTGTTACCAGTTAACTTATCCAATGGCTGTATATCCAAAAACTTTTTGCAGGCAGGTAAACAAAAAGTTGCTGCCAGGATTATAGTATAAATAATTACTTTTTTCATAACAATATCAATTAGTTGCCTGTAGCAAGTTCTAAGTTTAAACCAATGTTGAAGGTACGTGGAACCGGATACCCCGTTGAAATATCGCGACCTAATGAGGTTACGTTTTCAGGGTTTGGTCCACTGTATTTTGAGAAAGTAACCAGGTTGTTTGTTGAGGCATAAATTCTTAAATTGCTCAATCCGTACCTTGCAATCATCTTTTTGTTGAACATGTAAGAAAGGGTTACATTGTTTATTTTTAAATAACTTCCACTCTCTTGCCACAGTGTTTGATCGGCCCTTAGTGGCTGTATCTGATTATACCTGGCATAATCATAAGGATATGGGTATTTAGCTATATCGCCCGGTGCCCTCCAGATATCAAGGTCGTTTAACGGAACAACTGATTTTAAGGAGAAGGGATCGCGCATAATGGCAATCCTATCGGCAAGGGCGTTGTTTAAGATAGTCCTGTCTGCAGTATAAACAGCGTATACATTCAGTCCCCAGTTTTTGTACCTGATGTTGGTTGAGATACCACCGGTTGCCAAAGGTTGCGAGTTACCAGTAACCTCGTAATCCCTGCCATCTAAAATATAATCGCCGTTTACATCTTTAAGAATCGGATCGCCACCTAAGAAAAACTGACCGTTGCTCTGGTATCTTTTTCCGGTAACCGGATCTACAGCTACATCGGCATCGGTGCTGTAAACCCCCTGGTTAATCCTTAAATAATTGGAAAGGGTGTTTCTTCCAACACGGTAAACAACGTGCTGTAAATAGCCCGAATTATCGAACTTAATAAACTGGCCATTATACTCGGCCGGAAGTTTTAACAGTACATCGCGGTTAATGGCTCCGTTAAGAGATACCGATATATCCAGATCTTTACTTACCAAAGGCCTAAAGGTTACCATTAACTCGGTACCATAGTTGGCAATCCCCAAATCGTTACTGGCCAGCTTATTAAAACCGGTGGTATTAGATAAATCTCTATCGAACAGTAAATTATCCACTTTTTTAAAGTAGGTATCAAAGTTTAATGATATGCGATCGTTAAAAAACCCAAGATCCAAACCGAGGTTGTACTGCGTTGTAGTGGTTGGCTTTAAATTTGGATTTGGAATTAGATCATAATCAATACCAATAGTTGGGTTATTGTTAAAATTGCCATACAGGTTATACTTACCATAAATACTTTCGAGATTACCGGTAGGAACAATATTCTGGCCCCATGTTAACCTTAAACTACCATATGACAGCCATTTTTTATCGGTTAACCAGTTTTCTTTGTTAAAGTTCCACCTTAAACCAATTGATGGATTTTTAGAATATGGATTCTCCAAGCCGCTAGATGAGGTTCCATCCAAACGGTACGAGAACTCTGCCACATATTTTTTGTCGTAATCGTAAGATAATGAACCGGCAAATGAAGCAATGGTTGCATTACGGTAATTGCTTAAAACACCACCCCCCCTTGAGTTATAATCATCGTAGCCAACAGGTCCCTGTAACTGATCGTTCGGTAATCTTTCCTGACGGGTAATACCAGCTTGGGCACCTTGTTTATAGATTTCGTTAAAGGTATTGATAAAAACATTGTGTTTTTCGCCGAATGTTTTAGCATAGGTAATACCGTTGCGATTGTATAACTGGTAGTTACGGCCAACATAATCGTAAAGCTTAGCATACTGGCCATTGGCAGCAGCCGGCGTAAAAGTTGATTCGGTATCCGAAGTATAATCGTAGCTTAATGTAGAAGATACTGCTAAACCCGGAATAAATTCGTAACGGGCTTCTACGTTGGTACGTATGTTACGGGAGTTGTTATCATTTGAGGTTTGCAAAGCCGATAAAACACCACCCGATGCCTGGTAAAAGGATGGAGGCGGCAATAAAGTAGAAGCTTGTCCGTTTTCTGCCACACCCGATTGAATTAGCCCAACACCATTACCTTTATTCTGCTTACCTACCGACCCGTTGATGAAACCAAAAAATCTGAATTTTTCATTTGGTTTAAACTCCATGTTCATGTTCAGGTTATAACGGTCGTAACCTGTATTTTTAATTACACCCTTTTCGGTATAATAACCCAGGTTAGCTTTATAGTTAAATTTCGGATCGCCACCATCCAACGCCAGGTTATGGCTCTGGTTATAGGTGGTTTGGAAAAATACATCCTGCCAATCGGTAGAGTTGTTCCAATAGGCATTTAAACTATCTGCCAAAAAAGGTGTACGCGAAATTGCCCGTATATCGGTTACATTCTGCGCATTGAGGATAATCTGCTGTATTTTTAACGAGCGCTCAGAATTTCCACCCAATGTTTCGCGGAGTTTGGGCGGTGCATTAACGAAAGCATTTGTTACGTATCTAATTCTGGGCACCTTAGAATTACCTCTTTTTGTGGTGATAATAATTACACCATAAGCACCCCTCGAGCCGTACATAGAAGTAGCCTGAGCATCTTTAAGGATCTGGATATTTTCAACATCTTCCTGCGGGATCAGCGAAAGCGGACTTACACCAGGTCCCTGGGTTTGAAAGCCAAACTCAGCAGCCTTATCCGCATCTAAAGGTACTCCATCAATAATGTATAAAGGCGATGTAGGCTGTAAAAACGATTCGTTACCACTGCCTGAAATACTTAAACTGGAAAGACCACGTACCTGTACCGATCCTCTAAAACCAGGAGCACCGGTATTGTTCTGGATATTTAAACCCGGAACCTTACCCTGCAAAAGCTGCTCTACATTGGATACCGGAATATCCTGAACCTCTTTTGCCTGTATCAATACAGCCGAACCGGTGGTGGTTTCCTTATTTCTTTTTTGATAGGCCACAATAATTACGTCATCTAAATCTTTTTTATCTTCAGTAATGGTTACGGTAATGTTGGTGGCCCCGGTAATTTTAGCCCTTTGGGTATTAAAACCTAAAAATTTAAATAATAAAGTTCCGCCTATAGGTACATTAACCGTAAACTGCCCTTTACCATTGGTTTGTGTTAAACCTTTATTGGTTTGCTCGAGGATTACGGATACCCCCGGAACCCCCTGTTTTGAATCTTTATCAACAACGGTACCATTCACAATGATGTATTTCTCCTGCGAATAAGCACTCGTGCCACAAATTATACATACAATAAGTAATGCATAAAAAAGTATATTTCTTCTCATCTTAATAGCTTTAAATGGTTACCTACTCGCTCGCGAATTTTGGATTCTCATTTCTGAAGTGGAAAACCACTTCCCAATCGCCGGCCTTATATATCGCAAAGTCGACACCGAAATTGGCAAATGTTCTTCCACCTCCAAACGAGCCCCTAGAATAGCTGAGGTTTATTTTAGCCCTGGTTGCACCCGGCGCATAAAATGTTGGTATTTCGACCAAAGGAATTGGATAGGCAACATCGTACTGTACATACTTTTCGGTTTTTTGCATGTTAAAGCCATGTATCATTTTGTCCCAGGCCGTTTCGTTAAATGCTGCAGGATTGATTTCAACTGAATCTTTATTTAAAACTTTAATCCTTAACGAATGTCCATTGCCACCGTTAAATGGCCTGATGTAGATAACCACATTATTGACTTTCAAATTTATATTGTCTTTATTGATGTCTTCATTGGTAGTTGCACTAATTACATTATTTAAATATGGTCTGATGTAATTTTTGTAACGTTTATCAAAGGGATTATTCGGATCTGGTGCCGGTAAACCAGAATACAGGTTCACATCATCAGCAGGCTCATAGGGGCGTTCGCGCCAAGGCCTGATCTGAAAGTCTTTGATAAGTCTTTCTCCACCGGTATTTTTTACCTTCAGATCAAAAAAACGAGTATCCTGTGCAAAATTGGTGCTATCTGTAGGTCTTGGAGTAATTAGCTGGTTGCTTGTAGAAGCCCAGAAAATGAATTCGCCCGACGAACGCATTTCGAAAAGTTTATGGGTTTCTATTTTTCTTTTAGCTTCTATCTCTGCCAAACTTTTCTCTAAACCGGTATAAGGCGCGGTCCAAACATATGTTGGTGCAGTTTGAAAAATATCGGTTACCGGTCTACCGTCTCCAAAACGTGCATTTACAATTTCGAAAGTAAATGGTGCGGTAGAATTATCGGCGTTAAAACCACCGATAAGGTTGTTCCTTCCCAATATCGGTTCAAGAACTTTATTGCTATAGTTTACATTGTTACTTAAATAATCTTTGTCATCGGGCAAATTGTAAAGCTTTTTACAGCCACTTAAAACAACTGGCACAAGTAATATTAAAAGGAGCTCCTTTTTAATTACTGATTTCATAAGTTTTTCTAATTTATTTTTTCCGTAATCCATCACCTATTTCGATTTATTAATTGTCCATTCTGCTAGTTGGAATGTACCTCCACTCCTTAATTCTGTAATATTAATCCGGTAGTACAGGTAGGCAACTGTATTGTTACACCTGAAAACCTTTTGCTGGTATCTTTCCTCGAAAAAGAAATTCGAAACTCTATCCAGCTCTGTCCAGTTTTGGCCATCCTGCGAACCTTCATAGGTCCAGGCTTTCGGATCTCTTCCGTTCTCATCGTTTGCCGAGGTTAAGGTATAAACCGAAGAAACTTCTGGTGTTTTAAGTTTAAACTGCATGGTTAAAAACCCCTGCAGATCGCATAAAAACTTGGTATGATCGTCGCCATCGATTACTTTTTTAGAGTTTTCGCCACTTGTAGGGCCACCCTCCGTTTTCGCGGTTGGTAGAGAAAACACCACCTACTGTGACCATTAAATTTGGTGGAGGCGGCACAAAGGTTAAACGGGTAACGAAACCATCAAAGCCGAAAACATGATCGGGACTAACTACATGGATAATTCCATTTTTTGTTTTAATGTTGTTTGAACCTGTTACGCTGGTAGACCAGTTTCTAATGAACTTACTTTTTTTGGTATTGCTAAATTCAATTACTTCAGGGCCTGCGCCTATTTCGCCGGATGCAGAACCTTTAACCGATTTTGCATGCATCGGGTAGGCCACTTTTACACTTGTTAAATTTAAGCCATCCTGAAGTTTTAACGAATCTGTTGGTTTTATACCCCTGATAATATAGTATGAAACCATCGTATCTAATTGTACCCCATCAATATTGGAAAGGAACAGAGGGTCTTTATCAGATTGTCTGCGCAAGGTATTCAGGTTCCGGAGGGCCAATTGAAAGCTTGGATTGGTTACCGCAAACAGCGTTACACTACTATCAGTAAGTGTTTTTTTCAAACCCATTCTATCAATGGCTACAAGTAACGAATCGTAAACCCCCGGTTTACTTTTTAAATATTCGTATGTATTACCGGCAAATGGGGCTGTGCTATCAGGCGCGTCGTAATAACCTCCGTTTTTTCTACAGGCCGAATACACCAGGGAGAGCAATAAAAGCATGGCTACTGTCCCCATATATTTTACAAAATTTTTCATCTGCTTATGATTATATTTTAATGGTGATGAAACGATTATGGTGTTGATTGATATCCAACTTTAAAGGCCATAATGGTTTCATATATTAATTATTTAGCGCCAGTAAGGATTTTGGGTAAGTAAACTATTCTGGGATAAAAGCTTACGCGAAATCGGCCAGTAAATACCTCCAGTTTTAATCAGACTCATAAATTTGGGATCATTTTGCCTGATTTTATTAAAACGGATCATATCATACCACCTCTGCCCCTCCCCCATCAGTTCACGGTGCCTTTCTTCGAAGATCATTTTAAGGATATCATCGTTATCGAGATTAAAACTTAGTTCGGTAGAACTTACCCGCCTGCCGATCACCTGCACCAATTCGTTTATAGCGCCTACCTGATCGCCCAGTACCGATAATGCCTCGGCACGTAAGAGCACCACATCTTCTAAACGAGTAAAAATCAATGCGCTGGTAAAATACCTGAAATTAGGATCGTTACCCCCACCCTGGATTACTTTGATTTTGCTGAAGATTGGGTATTTACCATTTAAATTGGTAAAATACCTGTCGAATTTTGATTGACCCAGGGTATCAACCGAGAACCTATCATCTTTTGCCAGATTGAAATATTTTATGATCGAATCTTTTGGAAGGTAAATATCTGGGATTGCCTTTGTTATAATGGGTTCGGCAAGGGTTAATTCTTCAATATGACCGGTGGATGAGCCATCGATGTGGCCATAATCAGAGTTAAACCCAAATATTTGCCTGAAGTTTTTATTATAGAAAAAGCCGTTCGAATTGGTGAGGTCGATTGTAGAAGTATACCCCCCGCCGCTTCTGCCATAATTATCTTCCACAAATTTGGCATATTTGGCTACGTTCGAATAATCGGCATTCCAGGCTGCAACGTGTGCCAAAACCGCATAAACGGTAACCTTGGTTGCCAGTGCACCACCCCAACGGGTCCTGTCTTCATTATAATAATTACTTGGCTGCTGTATATCGCCTGCACTGTATATATATGGCAGATCGGCTGCAGCCCTTAACATTTCACTTTCTACCCAGGCCAGTATTTTTGTCTGGCTCTCTCTCGGTTTGTTTTCAAATACACCTTCGTTAGAAGAAATAATGAAAGGCACATCACCCCAGATACGCACCATGTAGAAATAGGCAAATGCCCTTAAAAACCTGGCTTGTGCAATATCTACCGTCATGTTGTTATCCGAATAACGTTTATCGGTAGCTTTAACGTGGGCAACATTTTCGAGAAAAACATTGGCTCCGTTTACAATGGCATAAAACCTGGTCCAATCAGAAAGCGATTCTACAACAGGGTATGATGCATTTAAATTATTGCTGATAATGGCTTTTAAATCCTGCCGCTTAGGGCTGGTAAATTCTCCTGTTCTTACATCGCCGTAAATCCAGTGTCCATTATTATCGGAGAGTGCAGCACGTGTTAGTGCATAAACCCCCATAATGCCGGCACGTGCATCCTCCACAGTATTCCACATATTTTTTTCACCTACAACACGGGTGGAATCGGTTTCTAAAGCTTTATTACAGCCTGATAAAACCACTAACGAGAGCAGAAATGAGTATAATATATTCTTCATCATTGTTGATGTTTTGTTCGTATTTCTTTCCATATTATAATTCCATTTTAACACCCAAAGTATAAGTTCTTGGGATCGGTTGACCATAGCCTGTATCAATACCATCGTAACCCACCAGTTCAGGATCCTGACCGGTATATTTGGTAATCACAAACACATTATTTACCGAACCGTATAAAAAGATTTTGCTGATCTTGATATTTTTCCGCTTTAAAAAGCTACCGAAATCATAGCCAACAGAAACCGATCTTAGTTTTAAGAATGATCCGTTTTCAAGGAAAAGATCCTGATCGGTGCGGTAAGGAATTACAGTGCTCCAGGGGTTGTACAAGGGATATTTGCTATAATCGCCCCTTTTTTCCCAGAAAGTGATTTCTTTTACCGAAGCCACATCTGTATTGCCCTCATGGTTTACAAAATCGAAACGGGCGGCCATTTCCTCATTGATAATTTTTCTGCCCAGGTTAAAATACAGGTTAGTGTTTAAACTCCAGTTGCCATATTTAAAGGAGTTATCAAATCCTCCGGCTAAAACAGGTAGTGAGTGCCCCTTTAGCACTTTATCTTTTTCATCGATAATATTATCACCATTTTGGTCCTTCCATTTCGGATCGCCGGCTTTTAGAGGTGTACCGTTGTATTTTAATGGCTGTCCGTTTACTATCGGCACCTGGCTGTTTGCCGTGTAAATGCCATCATTTTCGAATAACCAATATTGATCTACCGGTTCTCCAACTTTTAAAAAGCGGTTGCCGACAATTATCTGATCCAATCCCCTTGGCAGGGCGGTTAAATTATTGCTGTTGTGGTTCAGGTTAAGTGATGAGTTCCATGAGAAT from Flavobacterium sp. W4I14 includes these protein-coding regions:
- a CDS encoding hypothetical protein (product_source=Hypo-rule applied; pfam=PF16398; superfamily=51294); protein product: MDYGKNKLEKLMKSVIKKELLLILLVPVVLSGCKKLYNLPDDKDYLSNNVNYSNKVLEPILGRNNLIGGFNADNSTAPFTFEIVNARFGDGRPVTDIFQTAPTYVWTAPYTGLEKSLAEIEAKRKIETHKLFEMRSSGEFIFWASTSNQLITPRPTDSTNFAQDTRFFDLKVKNTGGERLIKDFQIRPWRERPYEPADDVNLYSGLPAPDPNNPFDKRYKNYIRPYLNNVISATTNEDINKDNINLKVNNVVIYIRPFNGGNGHSLRIKVLNKDSVEINPAAFNETAWDKMIHGFNMQKTEKYVQYDVAYPIPLVEIPTFYAPGATRAKINLSYSRGSFGGGRTFANFGVDFAIYKAGDWEVVFHFRNENPKFASE
- a CDS encoding hypothetical protein (product_source=Hypo-rule applied; pfam=PF00754; superfamily=49785), with product MVFSLPTAKTEGGPTSGENSKKVIDGDDHTKFLCDLQGFLTMQFKLKTPEVSSVYTLTSANDENGRDPKAWTYEGSQDGQNWTELDRVSNFFFEERYQQKVFRCNNTVAYLYYRINITELRSGGTFQLAEWTINKSK
- a CDS encoding hypothetical protein (product_source=Hypo-rule applied; cleavage_site_network=SignalP-noTM; ko=KO:K21572; pfam=PF07980,PF14322; superfamily=48452) codes for the protein MKKVIIYTIILAATFCLPACKKFLDIQPLDKLTGNNFFKSKEDVVANIYNLSRMVFGKYNETHFVGATGEYRSGEVLYESQSDNAPSREYVEYLGKNNLLYLISRGRPWDYYNFDRITDWTAYYQAIQGANILIAKLDEGIPGVSEAEKNSFKAEAAFIRAFSYFTMVRLYGNVVYYTDPFHSAALPRENFVSVLNKCIADLKTYKNSIAWTYTDPSLRGVRAGRGSIVALIMEMNMWNAGFDSANARKYYQETADLGKELIASNAFRLLPINEWATVIKGRSEESLFEFYRSINYGDANLNVAPIADMFLHYPYKRPEYTHRVSFAYYRGEYMQKLFQDGSDKRITTWFNEDIFADNGKFMMLKFAQNSFSTGEEDANPDNTFMIFRYGGEILLAAEALANINEDTDAIKLLNMVRGRAGASPYTPSNGNLKDFIFYERSRELIGEGHHYFDLVRTKRILSSQWSYNVLTSDKFNRGGWTWPLSPGALYNNPYMVLNEYWVNGGN
- a CDS encoding hypothetical protein (product_source=Hypo-rule applied; superfamily=82153), with the protein product MVVINFIKRSRKDMKKLMMICAACLLVFSACKRDEYYIDGGKANPDYPGNMYQYLQAKKAPFDSVAKIVRLAGMEEQFSKEDFTFFAFDDEVIKKTIGDIHTFDQGRQPRVLSLNQMLYSSGKDTIKTLDQVNPAIWRKYIQRYMFKGVNRLKDYPQIDMDLRSIYPGSLHYDYNNEVSNIGVVFNDANGVKYIGYRQLVMTYIPDISKPNDSWNPSYVASSDVKPTNGVVHTLRFQDSYLGFNISEIFSDVYSTGLLPSQGTN
- a CDS encoding TonB-linked SusC/RagA family outer membrane protein (product_source=TIGR04056; cath_funfam=2.170.130.10; cog=COG1629; ko=KO:K21573; pfam=PF00593,PF07715,PF13715; superfamily=49464,56935; tigrfam=TIGR04056; transmembrane_helix_parts=Inside_1_4,TMhelix_5_22,Outside_23_1049); translation: MRRNILFYALLIVCIICGTSAYSQEKYIIVNGTVVDKDSKQGVPGVSVILEQTNKGLTQTNGKGQFTVNVPIGGTLLFKFLGFNTQRAKITGATNITVTITEDKKDLDDVIIVAYQKRNKETTTGSAVLIQAKEVQDIPVSNVEQLLQGKVPGLNIQNNTGAPGFRGSVQVRGLSSLSISGSGNESFLQPTSPLYIIDGVPLDADKAAEFGFQTQGPGVSPLSLIPQEDVENIQILKDAQATSMYGSRGAYGVIIITTKRGNSKVPRIRYVTNAFVNAPPKLRETLGGNSERSLKIQQIILNAQNVTDIRAISRTPFLADSLNAYWNNSTDWQDVFFQTTYNQSHNLALDGGDPKFNYKANLGYYTEKGVIKNTGYDRYNLNMNMEFKPNEKFRFFGFINGSVGKQNKGNGVGLIQSGVAENGQASTLLPPPSFYQASGGVLSALQTSNDNNSRNIRTNVEARYEFIPGLAVSSTLSYDYTSDTESTFTPAAANGQYAKLYDYVGRNYQLYNRNGITYAKTFGEKHNVFINTFNEIYKQGAQAGITRQERLPNDQLQGPVGYDDYNSRGGGVLSNYRNATIASFAGSLSYDYDKKYVAEFSYRLDGTSSSGLENPYSKNPSIGLRWNFNKENWLTDKKWLSYGSLRLTWGQNIVPTGNLESIYGKYNLYGNFNNNPTIGIDYDLIPNPNLKPTTTTQYNLGLDLGFFNDRISLNFDTYFKKVDNLLFDRDLSNTTGFNKLASNDLGIANYGTELMVTFRPLVSKDLDISVSLNGAINRDVLLKLPAEYNGQFIKFDNSGYLQHVVYRVGRNTLSNYLRINQGVYSTDADVAVDPVTGKRYQSNGQFFLGGDPILKDVNGDYILDGRDYEVTGNSQPLATGGISTNIRYKNWGLNVYAVYTADRTILNNALADRIAIMRDPFSLKSVVPLNDLDIWRAPGDIAKYPYPYDYARYNQIQPLRADQTLWQESGSYLKINNVTLSYMFNKKMIARYGLSNLRIYASTNNLVTFSKYSGPNPENVTSLGRDISTGYPVPRTFNIGLNLELATGN
- a CDS encoding hypothetical protein (product_source=Hypo-rule applied; cath_funfam=2.60.40.10; pfam=PF16400,PF17164; superfamily=117281,81296) is translated as MKRIIYTLSIFFLLALVIQGCKKEEELGEDPYGEGKAPLGIGISQTLLPVPFEGIVGTTVVVKATGLLPYKDQLSFMFNGEKAQVISVTESEITVKVPEAGSTGITSISIGDQLILGPSFTVSGIIKNDITWKAAAGTNDYVNQFYQLADGRALVIGSFNNYDNKGLIVPINRIARTSLDGDYDRTFRTGRGSNGSLSTAIEIGGRLIISGGFSGYNQRTENISNITSLYPNGAIDTVKIQTKKKPTVTDTVTQKWFPKFNGGTNDYIRRIYPHQGKILATGNFRYYVKRTYDKDNYDFTRDTVILDSTEIRQILRFNLDGSLDKTFRFNTATNKGNVSANGPIDTYMHTDAPNNEKLMVFGNFVTFDGQPAVRILRLAPNGTIDPSFNPGSGADDGINSLTYNATTRKYLITGVFTRYNGKPANGMALINEDGSLDESFSAKLFEGGYPTFARQISNGLVIVGGYFRKYNNVTRNGFMVLNPAGLLAPGYNATGPFSGDLTDIVETKSADGKKALLLIGRFYRFDNLPVNNIIRVTIE